From the Spiroplasma chrysopicola DF-1 genome, one window contains:
- a CDS encoding PTS fructose transporter subunit IIABC yields MENIINENYIFLNVDDVKDLDTLFNKYAKIAQEYGLVENYQKLVTGFKNREKISSTAFEDGFAIPHARIPEVKAPAIFYIRLKNKILWNALDSKDTKFIIMLIIPEGTGNYLDILSGIAKKLLKPDFRHLLETENDKAVIAKILSQQDEDQFVEHQTIKKDNKTINLVGVSACATGVVHTYMARDALLAAATELNWNLSCETQGQKGQEYPLTTEEIANADGVILATDISVEMDRFIGKKVYKVGTKQVIHNPQAELLNTLSKGKVLSKNEGEQNIFAVKNKKAWINHIMSGVSFMIPFIVFAGILFAIVTGIGKIIWGTWLDYSGTWDYNKVEYLQKNVTEIINGHEVVSDKIISGWGIGAMYLLNKFAGIGFTVMMPIMGAYIANSIAGRAAITPAFVLTFLGCTPDMWLHYAIFAEKANLMQGLGIFAALIFGFSVGYLVKWINTKWRIHRYIKPIMPIIIIPVFVSVIFGALWMFVIGNIFGLAIGYLYDGLNRLENSGVGMALVGLVLGILAGIDMGGPINKIASFSATALIFIDGGKSMGAAAASFAIAPLGCGITALIFRKRFRADKELAINASILGFMGISEGAIPFAVKYTWAAIIPNIIGSGVAAMCAGLFQVSGWVGAWGGPIIALFGGVTTWSMSYIGILWYLLAIAIGVVVHIIIFRILVEVQSKGKLTREDFKEMFQRKNHRQNRSKDSKKDSMTDFKKIVFPNHYLKFCYYNWIGNKN; encoded by the coding sequence ATGGAAAATATTATTAACGAGAATTACATATTTCTTAATGTTGATGATGTTAAAGATTTAGATACATTATTTAACAAATATGCTAAAATTGCCCAAGAATATGGTTTAGTAGAAAACTATCAAAAACTTGTGACCGGCTTTAAGAACCGTGAAAAAATTTCTTCAACAGCTTTTGAAGATGGTTTTGCGATTCCCCATGCGAGAATTCCCGAAGTAAAAGCACCCGCCATTTTTTATATTCGCTTGAAAAATAAAATTTTATGGAATGCCCTAGATAGTAAAGATACAAAGTTTATTATTATGTTAATAATTCCAGAAGGAACTGGTAATTACTTAGATATTTTAAGTGGTATTGCCAAAAAATTATTAAAACCTGATTTTCGCCACTTGTTGGAAACAGAAAATGATAAAGCAGTAATTGCCAAAATATTGTCACAACAAGATGAAGATCAATTTGTTGAACATCAAACTATTAAAAAAGATAATAAAACTATTAATCTTGTTGGGGTTTCTGCTTGCGCAACAGGAGTTGTACATACCTATATGGCTCGTGATGCGTTATTAGCAGCAGCAACAGAATTAAATTGAAACTTAAGTTGTGAAACTCAAGGGCAAAAAGGTCAAGAGTATCCTTTAACAACTGAAGAAATTGCAAATGCCGATGGAGTTATTTTAGCAACTGATATTTCCGTTGAAATGGATCGCTTTATTGGCAAAAAAGTTTATAAAGTTGGAACAAAACAAGTAATTCATAATCCCCAAGCTGAATTATTAAATACTTTGTCAAAAGGAAAAGTGTTAAGCAAAAATGAAGGAGAACAAAATATTTTTGCTGTTAAAAATAAAAAGGCCTGAATTAATCATATTATGAGTGGGGTCTCTTTTATGATTCCCTTTATTGTTTTTGCCGGTATTTTATTTGCAATTGTTACCGGGATTGGAAAAATTATTTGAGGAACATGATTAGACTATAGTGGAACATGAGATTACAACAAAGTTGAGTATCTCCAAAAGAATGTTACCGAAATAATTAATGGTCACGAAGTTGTATCAGACAAAATCATTAGCGGTTGAGGAATTGGAGCAATGTATTTATTAAATAAATTTGCTGGGATTGGATTTACTGTTATGATGCCTATTATGGGTGCCTATATTGCTAATTCAATTGCCGGCCGCGCCGCGATAACTCCTGCTTTTGTTTTAACTTTCTTAGGATGTACTCCGGACATGTGATTGCATTATGCAATTTTTGCTGAAAAAGCAAATTTAATGCAGGGATTAGGGATTTTTGCCGCACTAATTTTTGGTTTTTCAGTTGGATATCTTGTAAAATGAATTAACACAAAATGACGAATTCATCGTTATATTAAACCAATTATGCCAATTATTATTATTCCTGTTTTTGTCTCTGTTATTTTTGGAGCCTTATGAATGTTTGTGATTGGTAATATTTTTGGTTTAGCAATTGGCTATCTTTATGATGGTTTAAATCGCTTAGAAAATTCTGGGGTTGGAATGGCATTAGTCGGATTAGTACTCGGAATTTTAGCGGGAATTGATATGGGCGGACCAATTAACAAAATTGCTTCCTTTTCGGCTACGGCTTTAATTTTTATTGATGGAGGAAAATCAATGGGAGCAGCCGCAGCATCGTTTGCAATCGCCCCATTAGGTTGTGGAATAACAGCCTTAATTTTCCGCAAAAGATTTCGAGCTGATAAAGAATTAGCAATTAATGCTTCAATTTTAGGATTTATGGGAATTTCAGAAGGGGCAATTCCGTTTGCTGTTAAATATACTTGAGCTGCAATTATCCCTAATATTATTGGATCTGGAGTGGCCGCCATGTGTGCAGGGTTATTCCAAGTTTCTGGATGAGTTGGCGCATGAGGAGGACCAATTATTGCCTTATTTGGTGGAGTTACAACTTGATCAATGAGTTATATTGGAATTTTATGATATTTATTAGCTATTGCAATTGGAGTGGTAGTTCATATTATTATCTTCCGCATTTTAGTTGAAGTTCAGAGCAAAGGAAAACTAACACGCGAAGATTTTAAAGAAATGTTTCAGCGCAAAAATCACCGTCAAAATAGAAGTAAAGATTCTAAAAAAGATTCAATGACAGATTTTAAAAAAATTGTTTTTCCGAACCATTATTTAAAATTTTGTTATTATAACTGAATTGGTAATAAAAATTAA
- a CDS encoding sulfite exporter TauE/SafE family protein, which translates to MELENIELNPAKNENIEFISKSDYKKRLTFWMMLFGIALIVVTCSLLINYLVFYPWKNKGKKFSWSSEELIAFIIVIFLLISAIVFCILYFWITLRVKYNDSNQNKYIVGAIGFTGGFTDTIGVGSFGVITGLLKATKSIKDDSKLPGTLNVALGVSALIESALFVGSIKVNTVTLFVLVVAVIVGTFIGSLFVSKIKDPKIVKIVMGITLFFVAILMILTHPQVNVINTSNIGDKTSLIDKPWRIIVAIIIFFFLGMIQSFGIGLYAPAMASLSFLGLDQQVVFPIMACGSSLCMLPAAYSFIKRKKYLQLSANLIMIWSIFGVVAAFLLVFVGLQMGAGMNEQMFNSVLKWLAIAVIFYVSISMLTEYYLIVKRNKKTNI; encoded by the coding sequence ATGGAATTAGAAAATATTGAATTAAATCCCGCAAAGAATGAAAATATTGAATTTATTTCAAAAAGTGACTATAAAAAAAGACTTACTTTTTGAATGATGTTATTTGGTATTGCTTTAATAGTGGTGACATGTAGTTTATTAATTAATTATTTAGTTTTTTATCCTTGAAAAAATAAAGGTAAAAAATTTAGTTGATCAAGTGAAGAATTAATTGCCTTTATTATTGTTATTTTTTTATTAATTTCAGCAATTGTTTTTTGCATCCTATATTTTTGAATCACGTTAAGAGTTAAATACAATGATTCTAATCAAAATAAATATATCGTTGGAGCAATAGGCTTTACTGGTGGTTTTACAGATACAATTGGGGTTGGATCATTTGGGGTAATAACGGGCTTATTAAAAGCAACGAAATCTATTAAAGATGATTCAAAATTACCGGGAACTTTAAATGTTGCATTAGGAGTCAGTGCACTAATTGAATCAGCTTTATTTGTTGGGTCAATTAAAGTAAATACTGTAACATTATTTGTTTTAGTAGTTGCTGTTATCGTTGGAACCTTCATTGGGTCATTATTTGTTTCAAAAATTAAAGACCCTAAAATAGTCAAAATTGTGATGGGGATAACGCTTTTTTTTGTCGCAATATTAATGATTTTAACCCATCCCCAAGTTAATGTAATTAATACATCAAATATTGGTGATAAAACATCATTAATTGATAAACCATGACGAATTATTGTCGCAATAATTATCTTTTTCTTTTTAGGGATGATTCAATCGTTTGGGATTGGTTTATATGCTCCAGCAATGGCTTCGCTATCTTTTTTAGGACTTGACCAACAAGTTGTCTTTCCAATTATGGCTTGCGGTTCATCATTATGTATGTTACCAGCAGCTTATAGTTTTATTAAAAGAAAAAAATATTTACAATTAAGTGCAAATCTCATTATGATTTGATCAATTTTTGGTGTCGTTGCTGCCTTTTTACTGGTATTTGTCGGCTTACAAATGGGGGCCGGAATGAATGAACAAATGTTTAATAGTGTTCTAAAATGATTGGCAATTGCTGTTATTTTCTATGTATCAATTTCAATGCTTACTGAATATTACTTAATTGTAAAACGAAATAAAAAAACTAATATTTAG
- a CDS encoding glycine C-acetyltransferase codes for MNLYSRLQEELNLAKTNKVYNVIKILATAQSDVVKINDQQFLNMCSNNYLGFANDAITVKAVKEGIDLFGVGPGAVRTISGSYSIHEEFEQRLAKFKKVESTIVVQSGFQANTGLIPTITTEEDLIISDELNHASIIDGIRLSKASREVYKHCDMEDLHRILAKNADKVKGNIFIITDAVFSMDGDIAPLPEINRLAKKYHAYTIADDAHGEGVLGNNGEGTIAHFGLEGKIDIEIGTLSKAFGLVGGFICGKASLIEYLKQRSRVFLFSSSLPASFCYAGIKILDELEKSNHRIQALWDNTRYLQNKFIANGYSIGTTKTPITPFMVQEETIATDLTKVLFEHNILVSPIIYPTVPKGKARIRLMISSLHTKEELDRVYQIITSEYQKLKINKEENK; via the coding sequence ATGAATTTATATTCACGATTACAAGAAGAATTAAATTTAGCAAAAACAAATAAAGTTTATAATGTTATTAAAATTTTAGCTACAGCTCAGAGTGATGTAGTAAAAATAAACGATCAGCAATTTTTGAACATGTGCTCAAATAATTATTTGGGTTTTGCTAATGATGCTATTACGGTTAAAGCAGTTAAAGAGGGGATTGATTTATTTGGTGTAGGTCCCGGAGCTGTCCGAACAATTTCGGGTAGTTATTCAATTCATGAAGAATTTGAACAACGTTTAGCGAAATTTAAAAAAGTCGAAAGTACCATTGTGGTGCAAAGTGGATTTCAAGCCAATACGGGTTTAATTCCAACAATTACAACCGAAGAAGACTTAATTATTTCGGATGAATTAAATCATGCCTCAATAATTGATGGAATTAGATTATCAAAAGCCAGTCGGGAAGTATATAAACACTGTGATATGGAAGACTTACATCGGATTTTAGCCAAAAACGCTGATAAAGTTAAAGGTAATATTTTTATTATTACAGATGCTGTCTTTTCAATGGACGGTGATATTGCTCCGCTTCCTGAAATTAATCGGTTAGCAAAAAAATATCACGCTTATACAATAGCAGATGATGCCCATGGCGAAGGAGTGTTAGGAAACAATGGCGAAGGAACTATTGCTCACTTTGGTTTAGAAGGAAAAATTGATATTGAAATTGGTACTTTATCAAAAGCGTTTGGCTTAGTCGGAGGCTTTATTTGTGGGAAAGCTAGCTTAATTGAATATTTAAAACAACGATCAAGAGTATTTTTATTTTCTTCATCATTACCAGCCAGTTTTTGCTATGCTGGAATTAAAATTTTAGATGAATTAGAAAAAAGTAATCATCGAATTCAAGCACTTTGAGATAATACAAGATATCTACAAAATAAATTTATTGCAAATGGGTATTCAATCGGAACAACTAAGACACCAATAACACCTTTCATGGTTCAGGAAGAAACAATTGCAACAGATTTAACTAAGGTGTTATTTGAACATAATATTTTAGTATCCCCAATTATCTATCCTACTGTTCCAAAAGGAAAAGCCCGAATTAGATTAATGATCTCCTCTCTACATACAAAAGAGGAATTAGATCGTGTTTATCAAATTATTACAAGTGAATATCAAAAATTAAAAATAAATAAGGAGGAAAACAAATAA
- a CDS encoding L-threonine 3-dehydrogenase, translating into MKKVLVTGALGQIGSELVVRLRNDLGLNNVIATDVRHLKNNAICEEGIFEKLDVKDYDKFMELAKKYQVDTIVHLAALLSATAEKNPKFAWDLNMTGLMNALEIAKELKLKFFAPSSIAAYGPDANPDNTPQDTVMHPTTMYGVTKVAGELLENYYYLKYGVDSRSVRFPGLISYKVEPGGGTTDYAVDIYYQAILTGKYECYIAQGTKMDMMYMDDAIEAVVKLMNADPTKLVHRNSFNITAMSFAPEEIAESIKKYIPNFEMTYNVDPVRQAIAESWPNSIDDTCAKEEWDFCPKFDLDKMTQEMISKLTEKFKSEGKI; encoded by the coding sequence ATGAAAAAAGTTTTAGTTACTGGAGCATTAGGCCAAATTGGTTCTGAACTTGTTGTTCGTTTAAGAAATGATTTAGGATTAAATAATGTTATTGCAACCGACGTAAGACATCTTAAAAATAATGCAATTTGTGAAGAAGGAATATTTGAAAAGTTGGATGTCAAAGATTATGATAAGTTTATGGAATTAGCAAAAAAATATCAAGTAGATACGATTGTTCATTTAGCAGCTCTGTTATCAGCTACGGCCGAAAAAAATCCAAAATTTGCTTGAGATTTAAATATGACAGGTTTGATGAATGCTCTTGAAATAGCAAAAGAATTAAAACTAAAATTCTTTGCTCCTTCATCAATTGCTGCATATGGCCCTGATGCTAACCCTGATAATACGCCCCAAGATACTGTAATGCATCCAACAACCATGTATGGAGTAACAAAAGTGGCGGGAGAATTATTGGAAAATTATTATTATCTAAAATATGGTGTTGACTCACGTTCTGTAAGGTTTCCCGGATTAATTTCGTATAAAGTTGAACCAGGTGGGGGAACAACTGATTATGCTGTTGATATTTATTATCAAGCAATATTAACAGGAAAATATGAATGTTATATTGCACAAGGAACAAAAATGGATATGATGTATATGGATGACGCAATTGAAGCAGTAGTAAAGTTGATGAATGCTGATCCAACAAAATTAGTGCATCGTAATTCCTTTAATATTACGGCAATGTCTTTTGCTCCCGAAGAAATTGCTGAATCAATTAAAAAATATATTCCTAATTTTGAAATGACTTATAATGTTGATCCAGTTCGTCAAGCAATTGCTGAGTCATGACCAAATAGTATTGATGATACTTGTGCAAAAGAAGAATGAGATTTTTGTCCAAAATTTGATTTAGATAAAATGACACAAGAAATGATTTCTAAATTAACGGAAAAGTTTAAATCCGAGGGAAAAATTTAA
- a CDS encoding UPF0236 family transposase-like protein, whose translation MYQNSINFSLYQNDYSQNIFKQIEMFKNFEEEVKNKTRKAIQEHYEQLDSRLRQKYSNNNKGYILYSKRPATLITEWGPVTYERTRIRYYDRKLYKHKYVFLLDIEIDRKSYQCLHFDLYIKILKELDSCKRYRDILDKYKYSEISLMTISNINRSINLQEYNTFCSKIMNLKLEEIIFSEILEQKAKMTLLNFMSLIKVALPILRSKLRVSSEQFEVF comes from the coding sequence ATGTACCAAAATAGTATTAATTTTTCTTTGTATCAAAATGACTATTCACAAAATATTTTTAAACAAATTGAAATGTTTAAGAATTTTGAAGAAGAAGTTAAAAATAAAACTAGAAAAGCTATTCAAGAACATTATGAACAATTAGATTCACGTTTGCGCCAAAAATATTCAAATAACAATAAAGGTTATATTCTTTATAGTAAGCGTCCTGCTACTTTAATTACTGAATGAGGACCAGTTACTTACGAAAGAACAAGAATCCGTTACTATGATCGAAAATTGTATAAACACAAATATGTATTTTTGTTAGATATTGAAATTGATCGAAAATCATATCAATGTTTGCACTTTGATTTATATATTAAAATATTAAAAGAACTTGATAGTTGTAAACGCTACCGGGATATTTTAGACAAATATAAATATTCAGAAATTAGTTTAATGACAATTTCAAACATTAATCGAAGTATTAATTTACAAGAATATAATACTTTTTGCTCTAAAATTATGAACTTAAAGCTAGAAGAAATTATTTTTTCCGAAATACTTGAACAAAAAGCGAAAATGACATTGCTCAATTTTATGAGCCTTATCAAGGTAGCATTACCAATTCTGAGGTCAAAACTAAGGGTTTCATCAGAGCAGTTCGAGGTATTTTAA
- a CDS encoding ligand-binding sensor domain-containing protein produces MKNKVQVFFDSMCNSCQDKFKKVISVAKRNALKDLDDLQVFLCNVDKNRSIEDDNGLVPLAFIFCKKDSYVFFWKEDLYNGDGSIKLKLINNTIILAQATIERIKENTTNDKAVAVVKKEETHAIASKLINENNNSLKNHFSRQMLIMNRQHLLYMSKIRKLILILGLSFALILGAAGGVLGWYFTRLENKIGDSELPNIPWRINLNEHFANTQLGKISDNKGDTILVTAQNKNSLLQITDLLVKDITDDSATVYVKSSSNIYDYSSSVKVYFFAQLKTLETHTKKLNFSNTIIDKDSNENELLNIVKKGNQKLRKNEVIIENIHETFQNTNQIIIEADLVVKSGSEVYLPGESLKLYFSNSNRKMLSEVLTNFNLGDIKNIDSVTILKSVQRANENIDISQIEIPNNTINKVSATIKVKEESQDYIRSTEVIVYYRVFNPNIGVVDYEINQPNDQKFDGGVRVLQQISDDTILAGTYAGSLYRLNINGTIKNKIDDPNFKADDVRSILKLDSGNTLVATNGQLIYEIYPYGSVKNVVKNKQDIYSMTQLKDGSILGGSIDGNIYKINENGQFQEDLWTNNVGGFRSIIQLHDKRVVVIKTNGTVYFFDTNGNILDKVINQFFPGTVFSLIQLQDGTILVGTNERAIVHLNDDGTIKGKVQQPPEYPSRGATFYTLLQLKNQALFTGTNEAIIYKLKTE; encoded by the coding sequence ATGAAAAACAAAGTGCAGGTTTTTTTTGATAGTATGTGCAATAGTTGTCAGGATAAGTTTAAAAAAGTTATTAGCGTTGCTAAAAGAAATGCTTTAAAAGACTTAGATGATTTGCAAGTATTTCTTTGTAATGTTGATAAAAATCGAAGTATTGAAGATGATAATGGCCTTGTTCCATTAGCTTTCATTTTTTGTAAAAAAGATTCTTATGTTTTCTTTTGAAAAGAGGATTTATATAATGGTGATGGTTCAATTAAATTAAAATTAATAAATAACACAATCATCTTAGCGCAAGCAACAATTGAGCGAATAAAAGAAAATACAACAAATGATAAAGCAGTGGCTGTTGTAAAAAAAGAAGAAACTCACGCCATTGCTTCAAAACTTATTAATGAAAATAATAATTCGTTAAAAAATCATTTTAGCCGACAAATGTTAATTATGAATCGTCAGCATCTTTTATATATGTCAAAAATTAGAAAGTTAATTTTAATTTTAGGATTAAGTTTTGCCCTAATTTTAGGTGCGGCTGGTGGAGTATTGGGTTGATATTTTACAAGATTAGAAAATAAAATTGGTGATTCAGAATTACCTAATATTCCCTGAAGAATAAATTTAAATGAACATTTTGCAAATACACAATTAGGAAAAATTTCTGATAATAAGGGGGATACAATTTTAGTTACAGCCCAAAATAAAAATTCTTTATTGCAAATTACAGATTTATTAGTCAAAGATATTACTGATGATTCAGCAACAGTATATGTTAAATCATCAAGTAATATTTATGATTATAGTTCTTCTGTTAAAGTTTATTTTTTTGCGCAATTAAAGACATTAGAAACTCATACAAAAAAATTGAATTTTTCTAATACAATTATTGATAAAGATTCAAATGAAAATGAATTATTAAATATTGTTAAAAAAGGTAATCAAAAATTAAGAAAAAATGAAGTAATAATTGAAAATATTCATGAAACATTTCAAAATACTAATCAAATTATTATAGAAGCTGATTTAGTTGTAAAATCAGGAAGTGAAGTTTATTTACCAGGAGAATCATTAAAACTATATTTTAGTAATAGTAACCGTAAAATGTTATCTGAAGTTTTAACAAACTTTAATCTAGGTGATATTAAAAATATTGATTCAGTGACAATTTTAAAATCTGTACAAAGAGCAAATGAAAATATTGATATTTCACAAATTGAAATTCCAAATAATACAATTAATAAAGTTAGTGCTACAATAAAAGTGAAAGAAGAAAGTCAAGATTATATTAGAAGTACTGAAGTTATTGTATATTATCGTGTTTTTAATCCAAATATTGGAGTAGTTGATTATGAAATTAACCAACCCAATGATCAAAAATTTGATGGAGGTGTTCGGGTATTACAGCAAATATCAGATGACACAATTTTAGCTGGAACATATGCAGGGTCACTTTATCGATTAAATATTAATGGCACAATTAAAAATAAAATTGATGACCCAAATTTTAAAGCCGATGATGTTCGTTCAATCCTAAAACTAGATAGTGGTAATACTTTAGTTGCTACTAATGGACAACTAATATATGAAATTTATCCTTATGGTTCAGTTAAAAATGTTGTTAAAAATAAACAAGATATTTATTCAATGACCCAATTAAAAGATGGATCTATTTTAGGGGGAAGTATTGATGGTAATATTTATAAAATTAATGAAAATGGTCAATTCCAAGAAGATTTATGAACTAATAATGTTGGAGGATTTAGATCAATAATTCAGTTACACGATAAAAGAGTTGTAGTGATCAAAACAAATGGAACAGTCTATTTTTTTGATACTAATGGTAATATTTTAGATAAAGTTATTAATCAATTTTTTCCTGGTACTGTATTTTCACTAATTCAATTACAAGATGGAACAATTTTAGTTGGAACCAATGAACGAGCAATTGTTCATTTAAATGATGATGGAACAATCAAAGGAAAAGTTCAACAACCACCAGAATATCCAAGTCGGGGAGCAACATTTTATACTTTATTACAATTAAAAAATCAAGCACTTTTTACTGGAACTAATGAAGCTATAATTTATAAATTAAAAACAGAATAA
- the hisS gene encoding histidine--tRNA ligase, with protein sequence MKLQRPRGTEDIYYENAKELTALELILRNIASQYNFHEIRTPIFEGKDLFIRSIGAETDIVSKEMFELLDKKEREFVLRPEGTVPTVRSIIENKLYGKYELPLKLFYIGSMFRYERPQHGRLRQFNQFGTEVVGVKSYLLDVEVILLGYNLLKLIGLEQVTLKLNCLTDSDNYPKYIAALKEFLSSEKLCDDCLTRIVNNPLRVLDCKIDHDKFILAPKIHDYLSPEEAAYFNNIQNVLSKLAIPFELDHKLVRGLDYYTSLVFEMTTLDEAGKELTLLGGGRYDHLINEFDQQLNYPAVGFAMGLERILLTLAKNGIKLATDDELDVYVIVLSEHARYFASSLLLLLRSNGLCADTDYLNRGVKAQFKSSERLKAKNVIIIGDEELKKNVVKIKNQTSGKEHEVKFEKIINVLMKGKA encoded by the coding sequence ATGAAATTACAACGTCCACGGGGAACCGAAGATATTTATTATGAAAATGCCAAAGAATTAACAGCTTTAGAATTAATTTTACGAAATATTGCAAGCCAATATAATTTTCATGAAATTAGAACGCCAATTTTTGAAGGTAAAGATTTATTTATTCGTTCAATTGGAGCCGAAACCGATATTGTTAGTAAAGAAATGTTTGAATTATTAGATAAAAAAGAACGAGAATTTGTGTTACGACCAGAAGGAACTGTTCCAACAGTGCGCAGTATTATTGAAAATAAATTATATGGTAAATATGAATTACCTTTAAAATTATTTTATATTGGTAGTATGTTTCGTTATGAACGTCCTCAACATGGTCGTTTACGTCAATTTAATCAATTTGGTACAGAAGTTGTTGGCGTAAAATCATATTTATTAGATGTTGAAGTAATCCTTTTAGGATATAATCTTTTAAAACTAATAGGGTTAGAACAAGTAACATTAAAATTAAATTGTCTAACTGATTCTGATAATTACCCTAAATATATAGCGGCTTTAAAAGAATTTTTAAGTAGTGAAAAATTATGTGATGATTGTTTAACAAGAATTGTTAATAATCCCTTACGAGTATTAGATTGTAAAATTGATCATGATAAATTTATCTTAGCCCCAAAAATCCATGACTATTTATCACCTGAAGAAGCGGCTTATTTTAATAATATTCAAAATGTCTTAAGTAAATTAGCAATTCCTTTTGAACTTGATCATAAATTAGTTCGTGGTCTAGATTATTATACTTCCCTTGTTTTTGAAATGACAACATTAGATGAAGCGGGTAAAGAATTAACATTATTAGGTGGGGGTCGCTATGATCATCTAATTAATGAATTTGACCAACAATTAAATTATCCGGCTGTTGGTTTTGCAATGGGATTAGAACGAATTTTATTAACTCTTGCTAAAAATGGGATTAAGTTAGCAACTGATGATGAATTAGATGTCTATGTTATTGTTTTGTCAGAACATGCCCGTTATTTTGCTAGTTCATTATTACTATTATTACGTAGTAATGGACTATGTGCTGATACTGATTATTTAAATCGCGGTGTTAAAGCGCAATTTAAGTCTTCTGAGCGGTTAAAAGCAAAAAATGTTATTATTATTGGTGATGAAGAATTGAAAAAAAATGTTGTTAAAATTAAAAATCAAACATCTGGGAAAGAACATGAAGTTAAATTTGAAAAAATTATTAATGTTTTAATGAAAGGAAAAGCATAA